The following proteins are encoded in a genomic region of Alnus glutinosa chromosome 8, dhAlnGlut1.1, whole genome shotgun sequence:
- the LOC133875332 gene encoding F-box/LRR-repeat protein At3g26922-like encodes MGNRKQKRTRFVEDRISGMPDDVLVSILSLITMKEAGRTSVLSRRWQKLWTFVPNLNFDGQESLYYLEDHIGARGFRRLHRIARTNYVKWVNRVLELHRTPAIDQFRVFFDLTEDYRRDIDNWINFAMEKRVQRLELSFDYCSLINPYPFPSLYQTRGIPSPNSLRALILKFLNVSGEVLEYFICNCPFLERLWVEGSVTLVNLKVAGPLLRLKHLAISQCLKLENLEISAKNLVSFVYFGPRITMPFKYVPNLVEMSLEGNYFEYSIYKFCEFSSYLPRLEMLVLDLSKVEKKMKLLEFHTLSNLKQLELIATEKSGNASLLWLTSLLKAAPVLCRLTLKLHMYGSPGRRKVQKSPKCLHHCLKQVEMVGFVGRTIDVEYVKYLVKNAVELEKVIIDPRCPLMVGSPLVYEEIEGMQAARECAKMLGRELSLVDKLIVL; translated from the exons ATGGggaacagaaaacaaaag AGAACTCGATTTGTCGAGGATCGGATAAGCGGAATGCCGGATGATGTTCTGGTTTCCATTCTGTCTCTCATAACAATGAAAGAGGCGGGGAGAACTAGTGTCCTTTCTCGCCGATGGCAAAAGCTTTGGACTTTTGTTCCTAATTTGAATTTCGATGGGCAAGAGAGTTTATACTATTTGGAAGATCATATAGGCGCACGGGGATTCCGGAGACTACATCGTATTGCAAGGACCAATTATGTGAAATGGGTGAATCGTGTACTGGAATTGCATCGTACTCCGGCTATTGAccaatttagagttttttttgatTTGACTGAGGATTATAGACGTGATATTGATAATTGGATCAACTTTGCAATGGAAAAGAGAGTTCAAAGGCTTGAGTTGAGCTTTGATTATTGTTCCCTTATAAATCCTTACCCTTTTCCATCATTGTACCAGACTCGCGGTATTCCCAGCCCAAATTCCCTTAGGGCCctcattttgaaatttctgAATGTAAGTGGAGAAGTTTTGGAGTACTTCATATGCAACTGCCCCTTTCTTGAACGACTGTGGGTGGAAGGTTCGGTAACTCTTGTCAATCTGAAAGTTGCTGGTCCATTGCTCCGCTTGAAGCACTTAGCAATATCCCAATGCTTAAAGTTAGAAAACCTAGAGATTTCCGCAAAAAATCTAGTATCATTCGTATACTTTGGGCCAAGAATAACCATGCCTTTTAAGTATGTACCCAACCTTGTTGAAATGTCTTTGGAGGGcaattattttgaatattcaATCTATAAATTCTGCGAGTTTTCAAGTTATCTTCCGCGGCTAGAGATGCTTGTATTGGATCTTTCGAAGGTCGAG AAAAAGATGAAGCTCCTTGAATTTCATACATTAAGTAATCTAAAGCAATTAGAGTTGATAGCCACTGAAAAAAGTGGTAATGCAAGCCTTCTTTGGCTGACTTCCCTGTTAAAAGCAGCTCCTGTCTTGTGCAGATTAACACTAAAG TTACATATGTATGGATCCCCTGGTCGAAGAAAAGTACAGAAATCTCCAAAATGTCTCCATCATTGCCTCAAACAGGTGGAAATGGTTGGATTTGTGGGGCGAACAATTGATGTCGAGTATGTCAAGTATTTAGTTAAGAATGCTGTTGAGCTTGAGAAGGTAATAATTGATCCTCGATGTCCTCTTATGGTTGGATCGCCATTGGTGTATGAGGAGATAGAGGGAATGCAAGCTGCTCGAGAGTGTGCGAAGATGCTTGGAAGAGAATTATCTTTAGTTGACAAATTAATAGTCCTGTAA